The genome window GAGTATCAAGGTTTAAAGAGAGCAGAGAGGAGGAGCCGCCGTCTGATCTAAATGGTAATGATTTTGATCCATTACTAACGTCGAAGTTCTCATTTTGCTATATCATTTGGGTCCAAGTTATCTTCTATTTTATTGACGCTCGAGACTTGAGGACCGTCTAGTCCGAAAATTTGGGTCgtagaaattcaaaattcagtTTTATTACCAGCTGGTCTGTGAAGCAGCCGAACTGAAATGCTTCTGATATTAGGTTTGACGTTTCTTTTCAACATAAGATGGTTGATGATTTAGTACAAAGCTTATTCAGTTTAACTAGAATTGAGAGAAGATAATGCAACCATGCCCAGGCCCGCGAGACCAGCCCCTTCCATTGTTTTTATGTGCAGCCAGGGGGCTCTTTTaaatgggcggtgtgtttaaaCAACAATAGTACTAAAATTAGATACTATAATGTGgtacaaaaaagaaaaccaaaccCAAGCGCATCCAAAAAATGGAATCATGTGTGAaggaagtttttatttatttatttttatttggctGGGAGAGAATTGATCAACATGATAGAGTTTTTTAATGACGGTTTGTTATTGATGGTggagaatttattttatttatttgtttatcttcttGCTTTTCCTTCCAATTTGTTGCTATCTATACGGATGTGCACTTCTAACAATACTTAAAAGGACACATGAGGGCCACATAAAAATGGAATTATTCATAGCATCTGACTAAGCCAGTGTTTTAAGACTagaaatatttaagttttaccTCATAACTTTATTATTTGCAACCAAATTACCTTTCAAATGCTGTGAAACTAATTAGTCAGGTACTACTATTTATCCGTAAATTTTTAGGAGGGAACTTTTTACCCTCTTGTTCAGTTTTAATCAAATTTCCCTGCAACCAGAGACTTAATGTTGGAATGTTATAATGTAATCTTTTGAGGCTTTACGAATCTCCAATCCAGGGAGTTGGATGAACTGCTCTCTTGATTTCTTTACTCCTTGCATACTCAAGTTCTCTTTTCCCTCTGTTTGAGTTCAGATAATATTACAAGGATAAGGAGAAGGAGACGAAAGTCAGAGACTTTTAGGGCACAATACATAGACTCAAAGGAAATAAGGTGCACTGCCTCTCCCTTGTTGATTTCACGCATAAATCTTAAACGTGTTGTGTTATTTTTGCAACTCAAAGGAGTTTGGTTGTTGTAAGGGTTGTTTCCGAAACCTTGTATTTTGTCCTATCCAATTAACAGAATATGCGTTGGTACCTGGAATGTTGGTGGTAAGGTTCCACCTGACGACCTAGATATTGATGACTGGATAGATACCCATGAGCCTGCTGACATCTATGTGTTAGGGTAAGTATTTTCCTGAGATGCATTTTAAACTCTCTTCATTTTCTAGCTGTACACTTGAGCTGGTTTTCTTTCCTTATCATGTTGTAACCACAGGCAATGTTTTCATGGAAAAGTTTTTAGGTAACTTTCATGTTGTTTGTATCAGCTTGACCTGAAAATCCCTGTAATTTGTTCATGTCAACTCAGAATTTGGTGTATCTTGCTTTTAGCAGTTATTCctatctttgattttttattatgttcatcttaaaatatgataattgctTTATTTTTACAGTCTTCAGGAGATAGTACCATTAAATGCTGGGAATATATTTGGTGCTGAAGATAGCCGCCCAGTTCCAAAGTGGGAAAACATCATTCGTGAAGCATTGAATAGAATTCGACCTGCAGCTACCAAAGTAAAATGCTATAGTGATCCTCCATCTCCATCAAAGTTTGAGCCATCTGATGATGTCCGGAATTTAGATGAGGAGATAAGCCTTGAAAGTGATAGTGATATTGGTGAAGAAATTTATCCATTGGATGAAGAACCCCTTGGTTTTGATGAATTCAATAATGCAGCTGAAAGTAAAACATTGTTCACTAATTCTGGGGTTTCAGAGTGTAATGATGGTTCTAAACTTGATGTGCCGGTGGAGCAGGATTTACAAAGGCAATTTTCTTCTCCAAAGAAGTTAGATAGACTGAATTGCTTGCGGATGGAGGGTTATGCTGAAAATGTAGAAGCCCCAGTCAGTcaacaaaatgcaaaatttactAGAATGCTTAGTGGGATTcaacaaaatggaaaattaaccAGAATTCTTAGTGGGACTGAAAGGATTGGTTTGAGCTGGCCAGAACCTCCACTAAATTTGCTATCTCAGCATGTTTTGGACAGACCAGCTTCTTTCAAATCAGTCAAATCTTTTAGAGCAACCAAGTCTTTTCGAACATATAGTTCCTTCAGGTCCATAAATGACATGGCATCAGGAATAGCTTTGCTTGCAGAACTTGACCTTGAATCCCTCATGAAGCGGAAAAGAAGATCTTCATATGTAAGAATAGTTAGCAAGCAAATGGTAGGAATTTTCCTCACTATTTGGGTCCGTAGGAGTTTGCGCAAGCATATTCAGAATTTGAAGGTGTCTACTGTTGGTGTTGGTGTAATGGGCTACATTGGTAACAAGGTATGTTCCTACCAGTAATGCTTGTTtttggaattttcttttttgtcttaaattgaatgtttgtttttttctgGGTCATGTTAGCACCTCATGGAACAGTTTAGTTTGTATATTGTGATGCTGTAGTCCatgtaattttttagattatacaCTTCAATATTTAGGCTCTTTGTAGCTAAGCTGGGGTGTGCCATAAACTGAATCCGAGGATTATAACTTGGCCAGATGCACTTCTTTTTAACTAATTGATTACTTTTTTACCTCAAATATTGTTCCCCCTTAGCATCAAAAGTCAAATGTCAGTAAACTCAACTATAACTTTGAGCCTGACTTGTGAAGACTATTCTTATTTCTTGATGCTGGTAATTGGTGTAGGTATTTTTCAGTGCATGGCATCCAGAAAATGTGATTTGTAGTGTTTAATagcataattttatttctttgcaaGTTAGTGTCGATTTTGTTATTGGGGTAAGAATCCTGTGCATTTTTTTCAGATGTTTTTTAAATGATCTAACTAGCAGAGATAAGT of Gossypium raimondii isolate GPD5lz chromosome 3, ASM2569854v1, whole genome shotgun sequence contains these proteins:
- the LOC105797018 gene encoding type IV inositol polyphosphate 5-phosphatase 3 isoform X2, with the protein product MRQGSKHHSEHFWPSAFMRKLLNITPRGSDYSADTEEEDDVGSDSETEEFFECSHGRVSRFKESREEEPPSDLNDNITRIRRRRRKSETFRAQYIDSKEIRICVGTWNVGGKVPPDDLDIDDWIDTHEPADIYVLGLQEIVPLNAGNIFGAEDSRPVPKWENIIREALNRIRPAATKVKCYSDPPSPSKFEPSDDVRNLDEEISLESDSDIGEEIYPLDEEPLGFDEFNNAAESKTLFTNSGVSECNDGSKLDVPVEQDLQRQFSSPKKLDRLNCLRMEGYAENVEAPVSQQNAKFTRMLSGIQQNGKLTRILSGTERIGLSWPEPPLNLLSQHVLDRPASFKSVKSFRATKSFRTYSSFRSINDMASGIALLAELDLESLMKRKRRSSYVRIVSKQMVGIFLTIWVRRSLRKHIQNLKVSTVGVGVMGYIGNKGSISVSMSIYQTLFCFICTHLTSGEKDGDELKRNSDVHEILRRTHFHSRSAIGLPKSIHDHEKIIWFGDLNYRLNLSYDKARDFISKREWSKLIERDQLVRELQKGRTFDGWSEGALNFAPTYKYELNSKKYYGEDPKIGRRIPAWCDRILSRGKGMRQLSYRRTEQKLSDHRPVTAIYMAEVEVFCPKKLQRALIYTNAEIENEEVEAEDFDY
- the LOC105797018 gene encoding type IV inositol polyphosphate 5-phosphatase 3 isoform X1, which translates into the protein MRQGSKHHSERSWAEICCFCCFCIQHFWPSAFMRKLLNITPRGSDYSADTEEEDDVGSDSETEEFFECSHGRVSRFKESREEEPPSDLNDNITRIRRRRRKSETFRAQYIDSKEIRICVGTWNVGGKVPPDDLDIDDWIDTHEPADIYVLGLQEIVPLNAGNIFGAEDSRPVPKWENIIREALNRIRPAATKVKCYSDPPSPSKFEPSDDVRNLDEEISLESDSDIGEEIYPLDEEPLGFDEFNNAAESKTLFTNSGVSECNDGSKLDVPVEQDLQRQFSSPKKLDRLNCLRMEGYAENVEAPVSQQNAKFTRMLSGIQQNGKLTRILSGTERIGLSWPEPPLNLLSQHVLDRPASFKSVKSFRATKSFRTYSSFRSINDMASGIALLAELDLESLMKRKRRSSYVRIVSKQMVGIFLTIWVRRSLRKHIQNLKVSTVGVGVMGYIGNKGSISVSMSIYQTLFCFICTHLTSGEKDGDELKRNSDVHEILRRTHFHSRSAIGLPKSIHDHEKIIWFGDLNYRLNLSYDKARDFISKREWSKLIERDQLVRELQKGRTFDGWSEGALNFAPTYKYELNSKKYYGEDPKIGRRIPAWCDRILSRGKGMRQLSYRRTEQKLSDHRPVTAIYMAEVEVFCPKKLQRALIYTNAEIENEEVEAEDFDY